The Scomber japonicus isolate fScoJap1 chromosome 21, fScoJap1.pri, whole genome shotgun sequence region ATAGTTTTAAGGACTTGttaaatcacacacaaacatagcagGTTACTTACATTGCATGTTGTGGGCCACAGCGCAGCAGAGCCAGTATGGGCTGGAGGAAAGACATGACCATAACCAGGCAGCCTAAAACAGGGTGGGCACCCTGACAAAAGCACAAGGCAACACTGACATTCAATGATTTACACTTGTCACACTGAGGAACTGTTTACACTGTTTACACTGAAttcttccattttccatttaaacagtatttcaggaatattttatgtaaaataaggCTAATACTTTGTTCGAAGTGTATCATTAGGTAATCAATATGTCAATATTAAATCTGCTCTGAAAATATTGCCAAGTTAAACATTTTACTAATTTAATCAAATGTATTCAGtgtcatttattcatcattatttttctggaagttgtattttttaaactttggacAGACCACACGTATTCTTTATGAAATATCAACACAAGCCTGTTGTTTCACAGCATCTCAACTCTGTCATTCTTATCACGTGGTAAATGGTAATGGTATGACACAGAGAAGTAGACTGCTtcaaaagaaacaacacatcCCTGGAGGCATCAGTCTATATGATGACGGATGGAAATTGTTCATAAAATGCTGATGTACTGACCCCAGACCAGTCCTTGGCATATGaaaaggagaggatgaaggCAATGGCTGTAGCTACTACTGTCAAACTCATCAGTGCAACATGGACCTGGAGAAGCACATACAAGACAACATTCttagaaacacacactggacctttCTGGTATAGATCTTCTCATTTGACTTGGCTTTAACgggaaataaatgtatttcctttaaatgtaaattgttttcatttatttcctgttttagtTGCATACAACCATGGTTGTATCCTCTCAGCTGTGGTAAAACAagaacaccccccccctcccccgacACACACAATTTTGATTAATAAAAATTCTAAATGTCCAATAATCTACTAGGCATTTAGTTTGTTAGTCTCTGCCACAATTCATAATATACAGAGAATAAACTATTAGATTATCTTCTCCTATCTGTGTCATGGATTCCCTCTGCCAGTCTGGTACTACACTCGATTGGCCCTAATCACCTTCACCTGTcccactctgctctgtctccCTTAGCCTCGTTAACTCTCCAGCTGCACTGCATTTGCCATTTACCATGCTCTGCATTTAAGGTCCTGTGTTGCAGTCATTTGTTGTCAGATCGTCTGCAAGCTCACCTGTGTTACCAGTCTGCTCCTACGTTCTCTGACTCCTGTACCCGGACCTGCCTGAACTCTGCCCTGTTCTCCCGTCCCGGAAACCCGACCTGCCTTTGTCTTCGACTCCGATCTGTCTTCTGCCCCGGTAATTTCGACCTGCCTTCTGCTTGACTCTTGACTTGGATTTGCCCTGAACTGTGCCGCTGCCTTGTTTTCACCTgctgttgtggtgtgtgtgtgtgtgtgtgtgtgtgttttccccagGACCTCCCGGATTCTCCAGCTCCAGGATTTGCTTCCCtggggagacacacacacacagcaccttgGGCACACCGGAACCCTTGGAAGCCCAGAACCCTGAACACTTCTCCTTCCCACTCCCCTTCCCTAATTCAATAAATACCCTTCTGGGTTCGAACGCACTTGGTTCCTCCGTCTCGTACTTGAcaatatgtttctttttggatatatattatatgttctgctgtctttaattttgttttttagtagtttcactaaatgttttttgttcttaCATCTCTTTGACATCTGATCAAATATGGGATATActgtttaaaaaagtaatttctCTGTAAAACATTGTTGTATCCATGAAGTCTCACCAGAAACCAGACATCTTTGCCCCACAGGTTCTGTCCCTTGGCCAATCCTTTTAGATACCTGGCTACCATCATTCCCAGTGATCCTGTGGTCATCCAGGCTATCAGCATCAGTGATCCTGAAATACAGTCACATGTTGGAATGCTGGCCTGTTCTCAGATCACACTGTATGGTTTTATGACACAAAATGCATTTTGTCTTCTCTCTATGAAGTAGCTAAGAATAGTAGGTCACATTTAAGGCCAGCGCAGTCAGCAGACACCAGAAATCTAAATCAGTGACAAAACCTTAACCATCCtgaacaattaaataaaaagaaaaaagtagttACACATGGACAGATTATATGACAGTGAACtaatagtaaatggactgtattaATCAAAGTTCTTTTACATTacgtctcattcacccattcatacactgatgacagaagCTACAAcacaaggtgccaacctgctcatcaggaggaaattaaccattcatacacattcacacaccaatgggagcaatttggggttaagtgtcttgcatTTGGACTGCTGGAGGCGGGAACtgaactgccaatcttccaattggtggacgaccactctacctcctgagacacagctttctgtattgttttttaaagatttcatttgtgatttttgcatttatttagaTAGCAACTGGCAGAAAtgctaacaggaaacagagGTGTGACTGATAGGTCCGGCCCAGCCAGATTCAAATCAGGGACACTGTGATCACGTGGCTTAGCTCTAACCACCTGACCACCAGGGCGCTCCAATGACTTCTGTATTGTTTTGACCTTTCAGACATGTGAAGCAAAAATTAGATTAAAGCTGTGTCTGATATCACTTGTTATTTACTACATAGATAGAGTTAGTGCCCTCTCAAATCCCCCTTCTACAACAAAAAGTGGCCATGACATGGTGCTGCTAACATGGTGCTGCTAACATGCTGCGAACATCCTCCAATGCAACATGTCAGTGTGTCTAATACTGTAATGACATAAAATGGTGATTATTCATATGAGCCCAAAATCTTGCTTACCATAGAGCAAACCATGAAGTGGCTGTTGTATAAGAAGTACTAAATAATTGAAAACGAGCTTAGAGTCTATAGTCACACTAACCTCCTGTTATCCCAAACTAATGGACAGATCAAATAAACCATCGACATCACTCAGCTACattatttaaacacaaaatacagctgAGGATGAAAGGAATGTCATCAGTTTGCAAGTATTGGATACATTGACATTTTCACCTGACAGTAGTGctaaatgggaaaaaaacacattttataactTACAAACTGAATACAAAATGTGGGTCATATACTCTATCTGTATATCAAAAGAATTATGAACATCTGAGTTTTCAAATGCAGGTAGTGCTTGTTATGTTCACACTAGTGCAGAGTTCAGCATTACATAGCATAAACGTTCTTGCTTTGTAAAACTATATGACTTTGGAAAGTTGAGAGCACTAACACTGTTTTATCAGTGTTTGTCTCCCTGATACATCTCTACAGTACATTATCTCCTAAGGCAAAGGACAATATTTCACCCATCTATGTTTATCTACAAGCTTGTGCATTCACAGCCATCCAAATTAAGTGGTCTAATGAAGGTAGTTGTTGATTCACTCCTGACTACACTGGATGTGTTTCAGCCACATTTTTACTTGAAGTCAGGTCAGACAGAATAGATACACTAAATTTATTTCAATATAGCAGTCCACCCTCAGGGAAGCATGAGTGTGCTCAGTAATTTCATCACAAAGCCCCCATTGGTCCTTAATGAAAGGTAAGGAGTCACCAAACTCACTCATTACTTTTCTCAGCAAATTTGATCACAGTCCAGGTGTCCTGCTGTGGACTAgtgttggacaaaacaagtgACATTATTATGCTTAAGTTCTGCtgttacattatatttttcCAGTTGTTGCTGATGCACATGTCACTCTGGGTAGGCTCTTACCATGTGCTTTGATAATAGGAGGCCATACTCCTATTGTGACAAGCTGAGGTCTGGAAATATCAATCTTGTCAGAGCTGATGAAGGTATCTGCATGGAACTGGATTAGTCCTGAAGGATGAACACATAAAACAGACAGCTGaatgctctacctcctgttcacTATAACTTTGGAATGATGTTTACACTTCAGCTTGCTTTTAGAAAGAACTGCTGCTTACCTTGTTAAAGCTGAAACATGGCTTCCTACATGGTAATTGAAACTAAACATACTGtagcacaaaaagtaaggacatttgtgtttagtagattatttttttgttgtaacaatgcatcttggcaataaatcttatactgttggaaagcctgtttatttcccttttaaattgtgccacatttgtaaggaacatACATTTGTaggatgagcagcagagctgagtaTCTGCGTTGCACTCATGAAAAATTTGCCAAATCCAACAGTATAGCATAATAAAGTAATAAGtacttttataattattatttattaccaATAACCAAACGTACTCCTTGCAGGCCGTACACTGCGATGCAGACGTGGGTGATTCTGCATCCTCTCACAAAggtaaaaaatgtatatgttcTCTTCTAAATGTTAGTGAATAACATTATTGTATAATAATGAtgttgacagaaagaaaaagggcTCAACTGCGATGAAAGTGCAGCACCGAGACAGTGTACTGCACACACATCTAGAGTTAATCCTCTCAAAAGGCAGTGATTTCAACTTTAAACTGTGAACTTTCTACTGTATGCCATCACTTAGAAGCTAACGCTAGCAAAGCGAAGTACCAAACAAGATCAGCTGACCAATGAAGAGTCACACCACTATGTGGGAGGGTCAATATTGAAGTGAATAGATGGTTCCTCTGAGTGTCTAATAATGATGCAAATGGTTTTACATTACAGTGTGCCTTATGCATCAGTATCAGACACTGGGAAGCATGACAAAGTGTCAGTCTTTTTGATGCCCTGGGAATGAGAAGCGGTTGGAGGCATCGAGAAGCACCAGCACACTGTCAGACAGATTGTAAATCATTTATCAAGATTATCTAAACCACTCTTTTGGAGTTACCATTGCTGCTGGGTCCATAGGCATACATGAGATAGTAGGCCATGTTAAAGCCAGATGTCCTTTGAGTAGAAATTGGATTCATTGAGGTGAAGGAACAGCTGATAACCATGCCGTGCACTGATGCTACTACATCAGAAACATTCCCCTATGAGGGGACAGAATAATAACAGAAATCATTTCAACATCAAACTGAATCTGGTTACATGTGCAGTTCATTCATTGTAAGAGCAGTGACAGAGCAATGACAGAGCATAAGTAAATCCTGCACAAGAAAAAGTACTGTATTAAGGTACAGTGCTACACGTTTTGTTATCAGAAGTCAGTGGCATAAGAGAAATTTCAGTACCAGAGGAAGAATTTGTGGAGCTGTTTTTCCAGTTGAAATGGCATGCTGCAACTGCACCAGGCCATTACTGCCTATGccacaaatataaatgtcatCATTTCCCTGTGGACAGACAGATGTAAGAATATGAAAATATCTGGTTTAGATTTTGATATTGCTCAGATGAAAATCATTCAAGATCATTTTTGCCTTGCATTGCTACCACTTTTTAAGGAAAGTTTCAGGAGCAGGACCACACCTCAACTGTGCCACTTCTGGCAGCTCATTTCAGTTGGAGCCATCAGCATTGGAATACCAGCACCCCCTGCTGCCCTCCTCCAGCAAGCGCaacagacccagacccagacaaCATCAGCCCTACATTGGAAGGGTTTTCTATCTGCTGATTTTGGGGTTTCTTAAAACATCTCCAACTGTTCATGAGATCTACCCAGTTGTCGTTGCTTTCGAAACCAATGCAACATAACCTACCTATACCAATTCTGTGATGGCCACCAAAACACATAATATCCATGTTTACCGTAGCCGCATCAGCTTCTTCTTTAACCTCCTTAGTGGTATCGGCTTCTTTTCTAAACTCCTAACCAGCAGCCAGGCCTTGCCTCCAGCCATTCTCAGTTAATTTCACTCTTGCAACAGTGGTACACCCAAATATTGTGCAaccatttttgtgtttatttaatttaatcagcTGAGAGGTCATTTTCTTTATCCTCTTTTCATGATCCTTTGCAATGTACgtttatttttcatatgtactgtgAAGAAACAGGGTAAATGTAAACAGCACCCATGTGGAACTTTTGTCATGGGAGCAGTTGCGCCCCCGAGTTATCTCAGGTGGGACCTTCCACCCACACCTCAGATGCAACTTGGATGACGAACTGAATGCTCCTGTCTTCATTGCTGCGTTTTATCTGTATTTTACAGGTCAGTAGTTGGTGAAAGTTACCAATTTCAACTCTGTAAAGCATAAGTTTATGTGGACAAGTATTATAGAGAAGCTGTGATATTGTTTTGAGCATTTctgtgaagttaaaaaaaaacggGGGTTCAGCCAGCAGGTACACACACCACATCGTAGGTGTTTTGGGTTTGCTTTGCCCTCAGCAACACCTGCttttcaagttttattttttagatcACACCACAGTAATCTACTCTAATCTCAACCAGCTAAAGCAGATGGCTTCTGATCTAGAACCCAGTTCTGTTTGAGGTTTTAACCTATTAGAGGTCAGTTTTTCTTTGCCGCCTTCACCAAATGCTTGCTCAtgaggaatgttgggtctctataaattaaaaatgtggtttgaccTGCTGTCTTGAGATTTTGTTCTGATTTGgtgatatataaatacaataccTGATTTACCTtcttaaaacaaactaaaactaattAATCTGGTCAGTCATATCCATCTTTACCTCAAAGTCCAATCTCTGCTTAATCCCTCCAGGACTCTGGCATTTCTCCATTAATTACACATTCCTTCAGGATCAGAGCCCGCCTTCAGCCTCCCCTAATGGCATCCCATATTACTACATACGACTCAAGGGCTGTTGCATTCCAAACATATCGTCACTACCTTCACCAATCCACCtaaccctctcctcctcttttgcTCACCTATTCTGCACCCCCTCCCATCCtatttctctcttccctttcctGCCTGATCCTCCCCTTCTACCCCCACTTTGTACAGTTCTGAGAGGGTCTATCATTGCTGGGGTGCTACGTGAATTGTTTTTACTAGTaagtcatttaaatatttaaatgcatcTTGTCGATGGTGTGGTCCTTGCTAGTGAAAAGataatattgatataaaaaTTATTATGTGAAAATCTACAGAAACTGAAATCTGATCTTTCATTTTTGAGATAACATGATAAACTAAAACACAGGCCAATTTACAGTTACTCCTCCAGGTATATACAAAGAACACAGGTAGGTATTCAAATAGAATGAAGCATTTATCTTCAGATTACCATCCTCTGATCATCTGAGAATCCAAAAGAGATGTATCCATCTGAAGGACCTGTTATCTCATAGTGGGCGGCTGTGTCATTGGGAGTTATGCTGGCTGACATGAAATAACAGTTGACACTGACTGCAGGGTCACAGTTTAAAGGCTGACTGATACACACTTTGGTGACACCACAGCCCGATTTGGAGATATTCTGTTGCAGGAAGAAGAATAAAACTTTACAATTATGTTACTACAACCTagtataaaatgtcaaatttagAACATCGAGAACACAGAGACTCTCAAGAGGTTTCGATGCACATGCACATTGCAGAAAAAAGTACCGTAAAACAAGTGTATAAGTCGCACCattgtgtaaaatatattttggggggtttcatgctgggaaaaacacttttacaacaaaaaaaaaagtatttatttgaatgcaccagtagttattcatttaacacatatgtttatattCCATAACTtattcaatttacttttatttgaaacaagtgagtttcaattaaaccttttaaaagaacacagtagcTTTACATATACAGTGTGTAGCCGTGTGCTTTCTTGAACCCCAAACTCTTTATCAGAGCTTTCACTGTGTGCAATTAGACTACTGCACCTGAGTCACGCTTTTGCACATGGtgcttcaacatcagtttggtcagtaaatactgaaacatcacagaaaCTATTGTCtaaaatacttctgatcaacacacaa contains the following coding sequences:
- the zgc:163022 gene encoding putative ferric-chelate reductase 1 — encoded protein: MSPASPEWKLNFAAMDHVVLLLLLLLLLCVAPVVQCYSSGLVTTSCADLRPHHNNLSPQAGPAPFTITTERSSYRLGEEVTVKIQAPSSKPFFGFLLQARQVGLESPVGYFTLTTMASQILTCSQKPNISKSGCGVTKVCISQPLNCDPAVSVNCYFMSASITPNDTAAHYEITGPSDGYISFGFSDDQRMGNDDIYICGIGSNGLVQLQHAISTGKTAPQILPLGNVSDVVASVHGMVISCSFTSMNPISTQRTSGFNMAYYLMYAYGPSSNGLIQFHADTFISSDKIDISRPQLVTIGVWPPIIKAHGSLMLIAWMTTGSLGMMVARYLKGLAKGQNLWGKDVWFLVHVALMSLTVVATAIAFILSFSYAKDWSGGAHPVLGCLVMVMSFLQPILALLRCGPQHAMRFLFNWTHALNAVVIKTLAVAAICTGLMLIDSTPEQWLIKVMGGFIGWEAFFCILLEIHLKWTVNTTGKYPFNSDFVLLLALFFVGNLAFLVALLVGIRIS